In Arvicola amphibius chromosome 1, mArvAmp1.2, whole genome shotgun sequence, one DNA window encodes the following:
- the LOC119806517 gene encoding 40S ribosomal protein S25-like gives MPPKDDRKKKDAGKSAKKDKDPVNKSGGKAKKKKWSKGKVRDKLNNLVLFDKATHDKLCKEVPNYKLITPAMISERLKTRGSLARAALQELLSKGLIKLVSKHRAQVIYTRNTKGGDAPAAGEDA, from the coding sequence ATGCCGCCCAAGGAtgataggaagaagaaagatgccggAAAGTCGGccaaaaaagacaaagacccaGTAAATAAGTCCGGTGGCAAGGCCAAAAAGAAGAAGTGGTCCAAAGGCAAAGTTCGGGACAAGCTCAACAATCTAGTCCTGTTTGACAAGGCTACACACGACAAACTCTGTAAGGAAGTTCCCAACTATAAACTTATTACTCCAGCCATGATCTCTGAGAGGCTGAAGACTCGCGGTTCCTTGGCCAGGGCAGCCCTTCAGGAGCTCCTTAGTAAAGGGCTTATCAAGCTGGTTTCAAAACACAGAGCCCAAGTAATTTACACCAGAAACACAAAGGGTGGAGATGCCCCAGCTGCTGGTGAAGATGCATAA